Proteins from a single region of Pseudomonas fulva:
- a CDS encoding NirD/YgiW/YdeI family stress tolerance protein codes for MKAPVLALLLAPLFSTAALAAGYTGPGQVAQVTTVEQALKAGDDTPVVLQGQIVKRLQDELYEFKDATGTIHVEIDDEDWPPQAISEKATVKLTGEVDKDLTSREIDVDIVELVK; via the coding sequence ATGAAAGCTCCCGTACTCGCACTGCTGCTCGCTCCGCTGTTCTCCACCGCCGCCCTGGCTGCCGGCTATACCGGCCCGGGTCAGGTCGCCCAGGTCACCACGGTCGAACAGGCGCTGAAGGCCGGCGACGATACCCCGGTGGTGCTGCAAGGCCAGATCGTCAAGCGCCTGCAGGACGAGCTCTACGAGTTCAAGGACGCCACCGGCACCATCCATGTCGAGATCGACGACGAAGACTGGCCGCCGCAAGCCATCTCCGAGAAAGCCACCGTCAAGCTGACCGGTGAAGTCGACAAGGACCTGACCAGCCGTGAGATCGACGTCGATATCGTCGAACTGGTGAAATAA
- a CDS encoding fumarylacetoacetate hydrolase family protein, translated as MSYQHQYIDGTRIHFPLGKVVCVGRNYAEHAKELNNPLPTEPMLFIKPGSCVVPLEGGFSIPQDRGSVHYEVEIAVLIGKPLSRKPGEEEVLDAISGFAPALDLTLRDLQSKLKDKGHPWEPAKSFDGACVLAPFVPGDAISDLTDIGIRLTINGEVRQDGSSADMIFPIVPVIQEMAGHFNLQPGDVILTGTPAGVGPLNKGDELVLDLVGHSSFASRVI; from the coding sequence ATGAGCTACCAGCACCAGTACATCGATGGCACCCGTATCCATTTCCCGCTGGGCAAGGTGGTGTGCGTCGGCCGTAACTACGCCGAACACGCCAAGGAACTCAACAACCCGCTACCGACCGAGCCGATGCTGTTCATCAAGCCCGGCAGTTGCGTGGTGCCCCTCGAAGGCGGCTTCAGCATCCCGCAAGACCGGGGCTCGGTGCACTACGAAGTGGAAATCGCCGTGCTGATCGGCAAGCCGCTGTCGCGCAAGCCGGGCGAGGAGGAAGTGCTCGATGCCATCTCCGGCTTCGCCCCGGCCCTGGACCTGACCCTGCGTGACCTGCAGAGCAAGCTTAAGGACAAGGGCCACCCGTGGGAGCCGGCCAAGTCGTTCGACGGCGCCTGCGTGCTGGCGCCTTTCGTACCGGGTGACGCGATCAGCGACCTGACCGACATCGGCATCCGCCTGACCATCAACGGCGAAGTGCGCCAGGACGGCAGCAGCGCCGACATGATCTTCCCGATCGTGCCGGTGATTCAGGAAATGGCCGGCCACTTCAACCTGCAACCCGGCGACGTGATCCTTACCGGCACGCCCGCTGGCGTCGGCCCGCTGAACAAGGGCGACGAGCTGGTGCTGGATCTGGTCGGACACTCGAGCTTTGCCAGCCGGGTAATCTGA
- a CDS encoding FAD-binding oxidoreductase, which produces MTDPMPIDELRTLVEPGKVLTDAASLETYGKDWTRQYAPAPSAIVFPKTIEQVQAIVRWANAHRIALVPSGGRTGLSAAAVATHGEVVVSFDYMNQILEFDAANRTVVCQPGVVTGVLQQFAEDKGLYYPVDFASSGSSQIGGNIGTNAGGIKVIRYGLTRNWVAGLKVVTGTGELLELNKDLIKNATGYDLRQLFIGAEGTLGFVVEATMRLDRAPRNLTAMVLGTPDFDSIMPVLHAFQGKLDLTAFEFFSDKGLARIMARGDVPSPFDTRCPFYALLEFEASSEDVASEALSTFEHCIEQGWVLDGVMSQSQTQLKNLWKLREYLSETISHHTPYKNDISVTVSQVPAFLRDIDAIVTEHYPDYEVVWYGHIGDGNLHLNILKPEHMDKEAFFASCARVNKWVFETVQRYNGSISAEHGVGMVKRDYLEYSRSPAEIAYMQAVKAVFDPNGIMNPGKIFA; this is translated from the coding sequence ATGACCGATCCCATGCCGATTGACGAACTCAGAACGCTGGTCGAGCCCGGCAAGGTGCTCACCGACGCCGCGTCCCTGGAAACCTACGGCAAGGACTGGACCCGGCAATACGCGCCTGCGCCCAGCGCTATCGTGTTTCCCAAGACGATCGAGCAGGTGCAGGCCATCGTGCGCTGGGCCAACGCCCACAGGATCGCCCTGGTGCCCTCGGGCGGCCGTACCGGGCTGTCGGCGGCGGCAGTCGCCACCCATGGCGAGGTGGTGGTGTCGTTCGACTACATGAACCAGATCCTCGAGTTCGACGCCGCCAACCGCACCGTGGTCTGCCAGCCGGGCGTGGTCACCGGCGTGCTGCAGCAGTTCGCCGAGGACAAGGGCCTGTACTACCCGGTGGATTTCGCCTCCAGCGGCTCCAGCCAGATCGGCGGCAACATCGGCACCAATGCCGGCGGCATCAAGGTGATCCGCTACGGCCTGACCCGTAACTGGGTGGCGGGGCTGAAGGTGGTCACCGGCACCGGCGAATTGCTCGAGCTGAACAAGGACCTGATCAAGAACGCCACCGGCTACGACCTGCGCCAGCTGTTCATCGGCGCCGAGGGCACCCTGGGCTTCGTGGTCGAGGCGACCATGCGCCTGGACCGTGCGCCGCGCAACCTCACCGCCATGGTGCTGGGTACCCCTGATTTCGACTCGATCATGCCGGTGCTGCACGCCTTCCAGGGCAAGCTCGACCTCACCGCCTTCGAGTTCTTTTCCGACAAGGGCCTGGCGCGCATCATGGCCCGTGGTGACGTGCCGTCGCCATTCGATACTCGTTGCCCGTTCTATGCCCTGCTGGAGTTCGAGGCCAGCAGCGAGGACGTGGCCAGCGAGGCCCTGAGCACCTTCGAGCACTGCATCGAGCAGGGCTGGGTGCTGGACGGGGTGATGAGCCAGAGCCAGACCCAGCTGAAGAACCTCTGGAAGCTGCGCGAGTACCTGTCCGAAACCATATCCCACCACACGCCCTACAAGAACGACATTTCCGTCACCGTCTCGCAGGTGCCGGCATTCCTGCGCGATATCGACGCCATCGTCACCGAGCACTATCCCGATTACGAAGTGGTCTGGTACGGGCATATCGGCGACGGTAACCTGCACCTGAACATCCTCAAGCCCGAGCACATGGACAAGGAGGCCTTCTTCGCCTCGTGCGCGCGGGTCAACAAATGGGTATTCGAGACCGTCCAGCGCTACAACGGCTCGATCTCCGCCGAGCACGGCGTGGGCATGGTCAAGCGCGATTACCTGGAATACAGCCGCTCGCCGGCGGAAATCGCCTACATGCAGGCGGTCAAGGCGGTATTCGACCCCAACGGCATCATGAACCCGGGCAAGATCTTCGCCTGA
- the serA gene encoding phosphoglycerate dehydrogenase, with amino-acid sequence MSTTSLDKSKIKFLLLEGVHQNAVDTLKASGYTNIEYLKTALSGEELKAKIADAHFIGIRSRTQLTEEIFDCAKKLVAVGCFCIGTNQVDLDAARERGIAVFNAPYSNTRSVAELVLAQAILLLRGIPEKNASCHRGGWIKSAANSFEIRGKKLGIVGYGSIGTQLSVLAEALGMQVFFYDTVTKLPLGNAQQIGKLHDLLGLCDIVSLHVPELPSTQWMIGEAEIRAMKKGGILINAARGTVVELDHLAQAIKDEHLIGAAIDVFPVEPKSNDDVFESPLRGLDRVILTPHIGGSTAEAQANIGLEVAEKLVKYSDNGTSVSSVNFPEVALPAHPGKHRLLHIHANVPGVMSEINKVFADNGINISGQYLQTNDKVGYVVIDVDADYSDLALEKLQQVNGTIRSRVLF; translated from the coding sequence ATGAGCACGACCTCTCTCGACAAGAGCAAGATCAAGTTCCTTCTTCTCGAAGGCGTCCACCAAAATGCCGTGGACACCCTGAAGGCGTCCGGCTACACCAACATCGAGTACCTCAAGACCGCGCTCTCCGGCGAGGAGCTGAAGGCCAAGATCGCCGACGCGCACTTCATCGGCATCCGTTCGCGCACCCAACTGACCGAAGAGATCTTCGACTGCGCCAAGAAGCTGGTCGCCGTCGGCTGCTTCTGCATCGGCACCAACCAGGTCGACCTGGACGCCGCTCGCGAGCGCGGTATCGCCGTGTTCAACGCGCCGTATTCCAACACCCGCTCGGTGGCCGAGCTGGTGCTCGCCCAGGCCATCCTGTTGCTGCGCGGCATTCCCGAGAAGAACGCTTCCTGCCACCGCGGCGGCTGGATCAAGTCGGCGGCCAACTCTTTCGAAATCCGCGGCAAGAAGCTGGGCATCGTCGGCTACGGCTCGATCGGCACCCAGCTGTCGGTACTCGCCGAAGCCCTCGGCATGCAGGTCTTCTTCTACGACACCGTGACCAAGCTGCCGCTGGGCAACGCCCAGCAGATCGGCAAGCTGCATGACCTGCTCGGCCTGTGCGACATCGTTTCCCTGCACGTACCGGAGCTGCCGTCCACCCAGTGGATGATCGGCGAAGCGGAAATCCGCGCCATGAAGAAGGGCGGCATCCTGATCAACGCCGCACGCGGCACCGTGGTCGAGCTCGACCACCTGGCCCAGGCGATCAAGGACGAGCACCTGATCGGCGCGGCCATCGACGTGTTCCCGGTCGAGCCCAAATCCAACGACGACGTCTTCGAAAGCCCGCTGCGCGGCCTGGATCGCGTGATCCTGACCCCGCACATCGGCGGCTCCACCGCCGAGGCCCAGGCCAACATCGGCCTGGAAGTGGCCGAGAAGCTTGTCAAGTACAGCGACAACGGTACCTCGGTGTCCTCGGTCAACTTCCCGGAAGTGGCCCTGCCGGCGCACCCGGGCAAGCACCGTCTGCTGCACATCCACGCCAACGTGCCGGGCGTGATGAGCGAGATCAACAAGGTGTTCGCCGACAACGGCATCAACATCTCCGGCCAGTACCTGCAGACCAACGACAAGGTCGGCTACGTGGTCATCGACGTCGATGCCGACTACTCGGACCTGGCGCTGGAGAAGCTGCAGCAGGTCAACGGCACCATCCGCAGCCGCGTGCTGTTCTAA
- a CDS encoding 2OG-Fe(II) oxygenase: MTTDISDSLLSRIIDDLAEFGWSLQTQFAPASLTRELADECRQRIAQGTLAPAGTGRGHAVAVHEGTRSDHIQWLEAGQSPACDGYLQLLDELRVAINQSLYLGLVDYESHFAFYPPGGFYLKHLDRFRDDDRRAVSAVLYLNDCWQAEEGGQLRLYLADGQVRDVLPEAGTLVVFLSADVPHEVLPATRDRLSLTGWFRRRGDGGF; the protein is encoded by the coding sequence ATGACCACAGACATTTCCGATTCGCTGCTGAGCCGCATCATCGATGACCTTGCCGAATTCGGATGGTCGTTGCAAACCCAATTCGCCCCTGCTTCTCTGACCCGGGAACTGGCGGATGAGTGCCGCCAGCGCATCGCCCAGGGCACCCTGGCGCCGGCCGGTACCGGCCGTGGCCACGCGGTGGCGGTGCACGAAGGCACCCGCAGCGACCATATCCAGTGGCTCGAGGCCGGGCAGTCGCCGGCCTGCGACGGTTACCTGCAACTGCTCGACGAGCTGCGCGTGGCCATCAACCAGAGCCTCTACCTGGGGCTGGTGGACTACGAAAGCCACTTCGCGTTCTATCCGCCGGGCGGCTTCTACCTCAAGCACCTGGATCGCTTCCGCGACGATGACCGTCGGGCGGTGTCGGCCGTGCTCTACCTCAATGACTGCTGGCAGGCCGAGGAGGGCGGCCAGCTGCGCCTGTACCTGGCGGACGGCCAGGTGCGTGACGTGCTGCCCGAGGCCGGCACGCTGGTGGTGTTCCTGTCTGCCGACGTGCCGCACGAAGTGCTGCCGGCCACCCGCGATCGCCTGTCGCTGACCGGCTGGTTCCGCCGCCGCGGCGACGGGGGGTTCTGA
- a CDS encoding alpha/beta hydrolase: MPEIFQPEPLVASLRPLASAAPLSAAELAYRQFYGFLPREAVESRLGWFEVDDYRIAAQLWKPVAPRATLLLLHGYYDHSGLYRHVIDWALEAGFAVLAVDLPGHGLSSGPRASIKDFAEYQAVLRAALQQADVLGLPAPWHLCGQSTGGAILIDYLLNDQPLAEVGETILLAPLVRPRRWNWSQLSYRLLHRFVQEIPRRFSENSSDPEFLDFLRNRDPLQPRVVPTVWVGALSQWVPRIEQAPRSTRSPLIVQGEADMTVDWRHNLAVLENKFSAPRILRLPEARHHLANEVAPLRQRYFDYLGEQLGRAY; the protein is encoded by the coding sequence ATGCCCGAGATCTTCCAACCCGAACCGCTGGTCGCCAGCCTGCGTCCGCTGGCCAGCGCTGCGCCGCTGTCGGCGGCGGAGCTGGCCTATCGGCAGTTCTATGGCTTCCTGCCGCGCGAGGCGGTCGAGAGCCGGCTCGGCTGGTTCGAGGTGGACGACTACCGCATCGCCGCCCAGTTGTGGAAACCCGTTGCGCCCCGCGCCACCCTGTTGCTGCTGCACGGCTATTACGACCACAGCGGTCTGTACCGGCATGTGATCGACTGGGCGCTGGAGGCCGGATTCGCGGTGCTCGCCGTGGACTTGCCGGGCCACGGCCTGTCCAGCGGCCCGCGGGCCAGCATCAAGGATTTCGCCGAATACCAGGCCGTGCTGCGCGCCGCCTTGCAGCAGGCTGACGTGCTGGGCCTGCCGGCGCCCTGGCACCTGTGCGGGCAGAGTACCGGCGGGGCGATCCTGATCGACTACCTGCTCAACGACCAGCCGTTGGCCGAGGTCGGCGAAACCATTCTGCTGGCCCCCCTGGTGCGGCCACGGCGCTGGAACTGGTCGCAGCTCAGCTACCGCCTGTTGCACCGTTTCGTGCAGGAGATTCCGCGACGCTTCAGCGAGAACTCCAGCGATCCGGAGTTTCTCGATTTCCTGCGCAACCGCGATCCCTTGCAGCCCAGGGTGGTGCCGACCGTCTGGGTCGGCGCGCTGAGCCAGTGGGTGCCGCGTATCGAACAGGCACCGCGCAGCACACGCAGCCCGCTCATCGTGCAGGGCGAGGCGGACATGACGGTGGACTGGCGGCACAACCTGGCGGTGCTCGAGAACAAGTTCAGCGCGCCGCGTATCCTGCGGCTACCCGAGGCGCGCCACCACCTGGCCAACGAGGTGGCGCCGCTGCGCCAGCGCTATTTCGATTATCTGGGCGAGCAGCTGGGCCGCGCCTACTGA